In Mustela nigripes isolate SB6536 chromosome 2, MUSNIG.SB6536, whole genome shotgun sequence, a single window of DNA contains:
- the MFSD1 gene encoding major facilitator superfamily domain-containing protein 1 isoform X4 — MIILLPFRLRLNGWGTIIFSCFVCIGQVIFALGGIFNAFWLMEFGRFVFGIGGESLAVAQNTYAVSWFKGKELNLVFGLQLSMARIGSTVNMNLMGWLYSKVEASLGSAGHTTLGVTLMIGGITCILSLICALVLAYLDQRAERILHKAQGKTGEVIKLTDVKDFSLPLWLIFIICVCYYVAVFPFIGLGKVFFTEKFGFSSQAASAINSIVYVISAPMSPIFGLLVDKTGKNIIWVLCAVVTTLAAHIMLAFTLWNPWIAMCLLGLSYSLLACALWPMVAFVVPEHQLGTAYGFMQSIQNLGLAIISIIAGMILDTRGYLFLEVFFIACVSLSLLSVVLLYVVNRARGGNLNYSARQREEIKLSHAE, encoded by the exons ATGATAATCCTGCTGCCCTTCAGACTCAGGTTAAACGG atGGGGCACCATTATTTTTAGCTGCTTTGTTTGCATTGGACAG GTGATTTTTGCTCTGGGTGGAATATTTAATGCTTTTTGGCTGATGGAATTTGGAAGGTTTGTGTTTGG gaTCGGTGGGGAGTCCTTAGCAGTTGCCCAGAATACATATGCTGTGAGTTGGTTTAAAGGCAAAGAATTAAACTTGGTGTTTGGACTCCAGCTTAGTATGGCTAGAATT ggaAGTACAGTAAACATGAATCTCATGGGATGGCTGTATTCTAAGGTTGAAGCTTCATTGGGTTCTGCTGGTCACACAACCCTTGGGGTCACACTTATGATTG GGGGTATAACATGTATTCTTTCATTAATCTGTGCCTTGGTTCTCGCTTACTTGgatcagagagcagagagaatcCTTCATAAAGCACAAGGAAAAACAG gtGAAGTTATTAAGTTAACTGATGTGAAGGACTTCTCCTTACCCCTCTGGCTGATATTTATCATCTGTGTCTGTTATTATGTGGCAGTGTTCCCTTTTATCGGACTTGGGAA agttttctttacagaaaaatttggaTTTTCTTCCCAGGCAGCAAGTGCTATTAACAG TATTGTATATGTCATATCAGCTCCCATGTCCCCAATATTTGGGCTCCTGGTGgataaaacaggaaagaacatcATCTGGGTTCTGTGTGCCGTGGTGACAACTCTTGCTGCCCACATCATGCTGGCCTTCACGTTGTGGAACCCTTGGATTGCTATG TGTCTCCTGGGACTCTCTTATTCGTTGCTTGCTTGTGCATTGTGGCCGATGGTGGCATTTGTAGTTCCTGAACACCAGCTGGGAACTGCATATGGCTT CATGCAGTCCATTCAGAATCTTGGGCTGGCAATCATTTCCATCATTGCTGGCATGATATTGGATACTCGGGGatatttgtttttagaagttttcttCATTGCCTGTGTTTCTT TGTCACTTTTATCTGTGGTCTTACTCTATGTGGTGAATCGTGCCCGAG GGGGGAACCTAAATTATTCTGCAagacaaagggaagaaataaaactttctcatGCTGAGTAA
- the MFSD1 gene encoding major facilitator superfamily domain-containing protein 1 isoform X2 — MEEDDEEARALLEGGLSEAGRGAAAISPIPGALPALCDPSRLAHRLLVLLLMCFLGFGSYFCYDNPAALQTQVKRDMQVNTTKFMLLYAWYSWPNVVLCFFGGFLIDRVFGIRWGTIIFSCFVCIGQVIFALGGIFNAFWLMEFGRFVFGIGGESLAVAQNTYAVSWFKGKELNLVFGLQLSMARIGSTVNMNLMGWLYSKVEASLGSAGHTTLGVTLMIGGITCILSLICALVLAYLDQRAERILHKAQGKTGEVIKLTDVKDFSLPLWLIFIICVCYYVAVFPFIGLGKVFFTEKFGFSSQAASAINSIVYVISAPMSPIFGLLVDKTGKNIIWVLCAVVTTLAAHIMLAFTLWNPWIAMCLLGLSYSLLACALWPMVAFVVPEHQLGTAYGFMQSIQNLGLAIISIIAGMILDTRGYLFLEVFFIACVSLSLLSVVLLYVVNRARGGNLNYSARQREEIKLSHAE, encoded by the exons ATGGAAGAGGACGATGAGGAAGCGCGAGCGCTGCTGGAAGGTGGCCTCAGTGAGGCTGGCAGAGGTGCCGCTGCCATCTCTCCTATCCCTGGAGCGCTGCCGGCCCTTTGCGACCCTAGTCGCCTGGCGCACCGGCTTTTGGTGCTGTTGCTGATGTGTTTCCTGGGCTTCG GCAGCTATTTTTGCTATGATAATCCTGCTGCCCTTCAGACTCAGGTTAAACGG GATATGCAGGTGAATACAACGAAATTCATGCTGCTATATGCCTGGTATTCTTGGCCAAatgtagttttgtgtttttttggtggctttttgATTGACCGAGTATTTGGAATACG atGGGGCACCATTATTTTTAGCTGCTTTGTTTGCATTGGACAG GTGATTTTTGCTCTGGGTGGAATATTTAATGCTTTTTGGCTGATGGAATTTGGAAGGTTTGTGTTTGG gaTCGGTGGGGAGTCCTTAGCAGTTGCCCAGAATACATATGCTGTGAGTTGGTTTAAAGGCAAAGAATTAAACTTGGTGTTTGGACTCCAGCTTAGTATGGCTAGAATT ggaAGTACAGTAAACATGAATCTCATGGGATGGCTGTATTCTAAGGTTGAAGCTTCATTGGGTTCTGCTGGTCACACAACCCTTGGGGTCACACTTATGATTG GGGGTATAACATGTATTCTTTCATTAATCTGTGCCTTGGTTCTCGCTTACTTGgatcagagagcagagagaatcCTTCATAAAGCACAAGGAAAAACAG gtGAAGTTATTAAGTTAACTGATGTGAAGGACTTCTCCTTACCCCTCTGGCTGATATTTATCATCTGTGTCTGTTATTATGTGGCAGTGTTCCCTTTTATCGGACTTGGGAA agttttctttacagaaaaatttggaTTTTCTTCCCAGGCAGCAAGTGCTATTAACAG TATTGTATATGTCATATCAGCTCCCATGTCCCCAATATTTGGGCTCCTGGTGgataaaacaggaaagaacatcATCTGGGTTCTGTGTGCCGTGGTGACAACTCTTGCTGCCCACATCATGCTGGCCTTCACGTTGTGGAACCCTTGGATTGCTATG TGTCTCCTGGGACTCTCTTATTCGTTGCTTGCTTGTGCATTGTGGCCGATGGTGGCATTTGTAGTTCCTGAACACCAGCTGGGAACTGCATATGGCTT CATGCAGTCCATTCAGAATCTTGGGCTGGCAATCATTTCCATCATTGCTGGCATGATATTGGATACTCGGGGatatttgtttttagaagttttcttCATTGCCTGTGTTTCTT TGTCACTTTTATCTGTGGTCTTACTCTATGTGGTGAATCGTGCCCGAG GGGGGAACCTAAATTATTCTGCAagacaaagggaagaaataaaactttctcatGCTGAGTAA
- the MFSD1 gene encoding major facilitator superfamily domain-containing protein 1 isoform X1, producing MEEDDEEARALLEGGLSEAGRGAAAISPIPGALPALCDPSRLAHRLLVLLLMCFLGFGSYFCYDNPAALQTQVKRDMQVNTTKFMLLYAWYSWPNVVLCFFGGFLIDRVFGIRWGTIIFSCFVCIGQVIFALGGIFNAFWLMEFGRFVFGIGGESLAVAQNTYAVSWFKGKELNLVFGLQLSMARIGSTVNMNLMGWLYSKVEASLGSAGHTTLGVTLMIGGITCILSLICALVLAYLDQRAERILHKAQGKTGEVIKLTDVKDFSLPLWLIFIICVCYYVAVFPFIGLGKVFFTEKFGFSSQAASAINSIVYVISAPMSPIFGLLVDKTGKNIIWVLCAVVTTLAAHIMLAFTLWNPWIAMCLLGLSYSLLACALWPMVAFVVPEHQLGTAYGFMQSIQNLGLAIISIIAGMILDTRGYLFLEVFFIACVSLSLLSVVLLYVVNRARGGNLNYSARQREEIKLSHAE from the exons ATGGAAGAGGACGATGAGGAAGCGCGAGCGCTGCTGGAAGGTGGCCTCAGTGAGGCTGGCAGAGGTGCCGCTGCCATCTCTCCTATCCCTGGAGCGCTGCCGGCCCTTTGCGACCCTAGTCGCCTGGCGCACCGGCTTTTGGTGCTGTTGCTGATGTGTTTCCTGGGCTTCG GCAGCTATTTTTGCTATGATAATCCTGCTGCCCTTCAGACTCAGGTTAAACGG GATATGCAGGTGAATACAACGAAATTCATGCTGCTATATGCCTGGTATTCTTGGCCAAatgtagttttgtgtttttttggtggctttttgATTGACCGAGTATTTGGAATACG atGGGGCACCATTATTTTTAGCTGCTTTGTTTGCATTGGACAG GTGATTTTTGCTCTGGGTGGAATATTTAATGCTTTTTGGCTGATGGAATTTGGAAGGTTTGTGTTTGG gaTCGGTGGGGAGTCCTTAGCAGTTGCCCAGAATACATATGCTGTGAGTTGGTTTAAAGGCAAAGAATTAAACTTGGTGTTTGGACTCCAGCTTAGTATGGCTAGAATT ggaAGTACAGTAAACATGAATCTCATGGGATGGCTGTATTCTAAGGTTGAAGCTTCATTGGGTTCTGCTGGTCACACAACCCTTGGGGTCACACTTATGATTG GGGGTATAACATGTATTCTTTCATTAATCTGTGCCTTGGTTCTCGCTTACTTGgatcagagagcagagagaatcCTTCATAAAGCACAAGGAAAAACAG gtGAAGTTATTAAGTTAACTGATGTGAAGGACTTCTCCTTACCCCTCTGGCTGATATTTATCATCTGTGTCTGTTATTATGTGGCAGTGTTCCCTTTTATCGGACTTGGGAA agttttctttacagaaaaatttggaTTTTCTTCCCAGGCAGCAAGTGCTATTAACAG TATTGTATATGTCATATCAGCTCCCATGTCCCCAATATTTGGGCTCCTGGTGgataaaacaggaaagaacatcATCTGGGTTCTGTGTGCCGTGGTGACAACTCTTGCTGCCCACATCATGCTGGCCTTCACGTTGTGGAACCCTTGGATTGCTATG TGTCTCCTGGGACTCTCTTATTCGTTGCTTGCTTGTGCATTGTGGCCGATGGTGGCATTTGTAGTTCCTGAACACCAGCTGGGAACTGCATATGGCTT CATGCAGTCCATTCAGAATCTTGGGCTGGCAATCATTTCCATCATTGCTGGCATGATATTGGATACTCGGGGatatttgtttttagaagttttcttCATTGCCTGTGTTTCTT TGTCACTTTTATCTGTGGTCTTACTCTATGTGGTGAATCGTGCCCGAG GGGGGAACCTAAATTATTCTGCAagacaaagggaagaaataaaactttctcatGCTGA atga
- the MFSD1 gene encoding major facilitator superfamily domain-containing protein 1 isoform X5, whose translation MEEDDEEARALLEGGLSEAGRGAAAISPIPGALPALCDPSRLAHRLLVLLLMCFLGFAIFAMIILLPFRLRLNGWGTIIFSCFVCIGQVIFALGGIFNAFWLMEFGRFVFGIGGESLAVAQNTYAVSWFKGKELNLVFGLQLSMARIGSTVNMNLMGWLYSKVEASLGSAGHTTLGVTLMIGGITCILSLICALVLAYLDQRAERILHKAQGKTGEVIKLTDVKDFSLPLWLIFIICVCYYVAVFPFIGLGKVFFTEKFGFSSQAASAINSIVYVISAPMSPIFGLLVDKTGKNIIWVLCAVVTTLAAHIMLAFTLWNPWIAMCLLGLSYSLLACALWPMVAFVVPEHQLGTAYGFMQSIQNLGLAIISIIAGMILDTRGYLFLEVFFIACVSLSLLSVVLLYVVNRARGGNLNYSARQREEIKLSHAE comes from the exons ATGGAAGAGGACGATGAGGAAGCGCGAGCGCTGCTGGAAGGTGGCCTCAGTGAGGCTGGCAGAGGTGCCGCTGCCATCTCTCCTATCCCTGGAGCGCTGCCGGCCCTTTGCGACCCTAGTCGCCTGGCGCACCGGCTTTTGGTGCTGTTGCTGATGTGTTTCCTGGGCTTCG CTATTTTTGCTATGATAATCCTGCTGCCCTTCAGACTCAGGTTAAACGG atGGGGCACCATTATTTTTAGCTGCTTTGTTTGCATTGGACAG GTGATTTTTGCTCTGGGTGGAATATTTAATGCTTTTTGGCTGATGGAATTTGGAAGGTTTGTGTTTGG gaTCGGTGGGGAGTCCTTAGCAGTTGCCCAGAATACATATGCTGTGAGTTGGTTTAAAGGCAAAGAATTAAACTTGGTGTTTGGACTCCAGCTTAGTATGGCTAGAATT ggaAGTACAGTAAACATGAATCTCATGGGATGGCTGTATTCTAAGGTTGAAGCTTCATTGGGTTCTGCTGGTCACACAACCCTTGGGGTCACACTTATGATTG GGGGTATAACATGTATTCTTTCATTAATCTGTGCCTTGGTTCTCGCTTACTTGgatcagagagcagagagaatcCTTCATAAAGCACAAGGAAAAACAG gtGAAGTTATTAAGTTAACTGATGTGAAGGACTTCTCCTTACCCCTCTGGCTGATATTTATCATCTGTGTCTGTTATTATGTGGCAGTGTTCCCTTTTATCGGACTTGGGAA agttttctttacagaaaaatttggaTTTTCTTCCCAGGCAGCAAGTGCTATTAACAG TATTGTATATGTCATATCAGCTCCCATGTCCCCAATATTTGGGCTCCTGGTGgataaaacaggaaagaacatcATCTGGGTTCTGTGTGCCGTGGTGACAACTCTTGCTGCCCACATCATGCTGGCCTTCACGTTGTGGAACCCTTGGATTGCTATG TGTCTCCTGGGACTCTCTTATTCGTTGCTTGCTTGTGCATTGTGGCCGATGGTGGCATTTGTAGTTCCTGAACACCAGCTGGGAACTGCATATGGCTT CATGCAGTCCATTCAGAATCTTGGGCTGGCAATCATTTCCATCATTGCTGGCATGATATTGGATACTCGGGGatatttgtttttagaagttttcttCATTGCCTGTGTTTCTT TGTCACTTTTATCTGTGGTCTTACTCTATGTGGTGAATCGTGCCCGAG GGGGGAACCTAAATTATTCTGCAagacaaagggaagaaataaaactttctcatGCTGAGTAA
- the MFSD1 gene encoding major facilitator superfamily domain-containing protein 1 isoform X3, with product MIILLPFRLRLNGWGTIIFSCFVCIGQVIFALGGIFNAFWLMEFGRFVFGIGGESLAVAQNTYAVSWFKGKELNLVFGLQLSMARIGSTVNMNLMGWLYSKVEASLGSAGHTTLGVTLMIGGITCILSLICALVLAYLDQRAERILHKAQGKTGEVIKLTDVKDFSLPLWLIFIICVCYYVAVFPFIGLGKVFFTEKFGFSSQAASAINSIVYVISAPMSPIFGLLVDKTGKNIIWVLCAVVTTLAAHIMLAFTLWNPWIAMCLLGLSYSLLACALWPMVAFVVPEHQLGTAYGFMQSIQNLGLAIISIIAGMILDTRGYLFLEVFFIACVSLSLLSVVLLYVVNRARGGNLNYSARQREEIKLSHAE from the exons ATGATAATCCTGCTGCCCTTCAGACTCAGGTTAAACGG atGGGGCACCATTATTTTTAGCTGCTTTGTTTGCATTGGACAG GTGATTTTTGCTCTGGGTGGAATATTTAATGCTTTTTGGCTGATGGAATTTGGAAGGTTTGTGTTTGG gaTCGGTGGGGAGTCCTTAGCAGTTGCCCAGAATACATATGCTGTGAGTTGGTTTAAAGGCAAAGAATTAAACTTGGTGTTTGGACTCCAGCTTAGTATGGCTAGAATT ggaAGTACAGTAAACATGAATCTCATGGGATGGCTGTATTCTAAGGTTGAAGCTTCATTGGGTTCTGCTGGTCACACAACCCTTGGGGTCACACTTATGATTG GGGGTATAACATGTATTCTTTCATTAATCTGTGCCTTGGTTCTCGCTTACTTGgatcagagagcagagagaatcCTTCATAAAGCACAAGGAAAAACAG gtGAAGTTATTAAGTTAACTGATGTGAAGGACTTCTCCTTACCCCTCTGGCTGATATTTATCATCTGTGTCTGTTATTATGTGGCAGTGTTCCCTTTTATCGGACTTGGGAA agttttctttacagaaaaatttggaTTTTCTTCCCAGGCAGCAAGTGCTATTAACAG TATTGTATATGTCATATCAGCTCCCATGTCCCCAATATTTGGGCTCCTGGTGgataaaacaggaaagaacatcATCTGGGTTCTGTGTGCCGTGGTGACAACTCTTGCTGCCCACATCATGCTGGCCTTCACGTTGTGGAACCCTTGGATTGCTATG TGTCTCCTGGGACTCTCTTATTCGTTGCTTGCTTGTGCATTGTGGCCGATGGTGGCATTTGTAGTTCCTGAACACCAGCTGGGAACTGCATATGGCTT CATGCAGTCCATTCAGAATCTTGGGCTGGCAATCATTTCCATCATTGCTGGCATGATATTGGATACTCGGGGatatttgtttttagaagttttcttCATTGCCTGTGTTTCTT TGTCACTTTTATCTGTGGTCTTACTCTATGTGGTGAATCGTGCCCGAG GGGGGAACCTAAATTATTCTGCAagacaaagggaagaaataaaactttctcatGCTGA atga